The Salvelinus alpinus chromosome 22, SLU_Salpinus.1, whole genome shotgun sequence DNA window TCTGCTGTCTCTCCAAATGTTATTCTGTCTCCCTCAAACGTTCTTCTGTCTCTCCaaatgttattctgtctctccaaATGTTATTGTGTCTCTCCAAACGTTCTTGTGTCTCTCCAAACGTTCTTCTGTCTCTCCAAATGTTCTTCTGTCTCTCAAAACGTTCTTCTGTCTCTCCAAATGTTATTCTGTCTCCCTCAAACGTTCTTCTGTCTCTCCaaatgttattctgtctctcaaaacgttcttctgtctctccaaatgttattctgtctctccaaATGTTATTGTGTCTCTCCAAACGTTCTTGTGTCTCTCCAAATGTTCTTCTGTCTCTCCAAATGTTCTTCTGTCTCTCAAAACGTTCTTCTGTCTCTCCAAATGTTATTCTATCTCTCAAAACGTTCTTCTGTCTCTCCaaatgttattctgtctctcaaaacgttcttctgtctctccaaatgttattctgtctctccaaatgttattctgtctctccaaATGTTCTTCTGTCTCCCTGAAATGTTATTCTGGCTCCCTGAAATGTTCTTCTGTCTCCCTGAAACAAACATGCACATGTACACACGGATAATTAATTTGCTCGCTTCCACTCCATCCAAATTCTCTCTACCTATTTCATCTCCCTGGAGGAAGCAGTGTGTAGAGGCAGAGGCAGTCAGTACTGGAGGAAGCAGTGTGTTGAGTCAGAGGCAGTCAGTACTGGAGGAAGCAGTGTGTTGAGTCAGAGGCAGTCAGTACTGGAGGAAGCAGTGTGTTGAGTCAGAGGCAGTCAGTACTGGAGGAAGCAGTGTGTTGTACACTGCTGTCTAGAGCCTCCTCTCCTCGTATCAATACCTTTACACTGCTGTCtagatcctcctctcctcgtATCAATACCTTTACACTGCTGTccagatcctcctctcctcgtatcaatacctttacactgctgtctagatcctcctctcctcgtatcaatacctttacactgctgtctagatcctcctctcctcgtatcaatacatttacactgctgtctagatcctcctctcctcgtatcaatacctttacactgctgtctagatcctcctctcctcgtatcaatacatttacactgctgtctagatcctcctctcctcgtatcaatacctacactatgcatatcctagcttttgggcctgattaacaggcagtttactttgggcatccGAAATTTACACACACGTATTTAGAAGattttattgcgggtgtagcgaaatgcttgtgtttctagctccaacagtgcagacaTTTACTTTGGGCATCCGAAATTCCTAACAAAGCCTGTCTCCAGAACAGCAGGTGCCAAAATACAAGGCcaaaggctctacagagggtgagagggagagatggagaggagggagagaaagagagaaaagggggaaagaAGGACACAggaagggggagagtgagagaaaagagaaacagagcgagaaagggagagagcgagagaaagagagcagtctTCGTTCAAGACATAACACCGATCCTGTGTCTATTGACACACCTGGCTATATGCCAGCGTGGGACTGGAGAATTTATTAGCCAAGCTGTTATTAATGATGCATGTCATTGACTACAATGTGGGGAAGGTGTCATGTCTCCTCTCAGTCTTTGCTGTGTGATTGACTTACagccacaggtgtgtgtgtgtgtgtttgtgtgtcttgtataactaaccttgtggggacacagttcagtcccattcaaaatcctattttccctaaccctaaacctaaacctaaccctagctcctaaccctaaacctaattctaaacctaacagtaattctaaccttaaccctaaaccaccTAGAAATctcatttgaccttgtgggacaaaaaaaaaatcccagttAGTCAGATTTCTGTTTGGTTTTTgcaaatatttaacctttatttaactactattcttgtggggacgtCTGGTAAAGTATAATTAAACGTTATGGTTGTCCAACATATCCCATGATGACTTCCACTTCTGAGAAAATGGTGAGTTCTTTGGGGACTGAGAGTCCAATTTCAGATCCACAAACTTTGCAGGTGGAGCATGtgcagtctgtgttggcagtgacagacatggttctgtctcagtctgtgttggcagtggcagacatggttctgtctcagtctgtgttggcagtggcagacatggttctgtctcagtctgtgttggcagtggcagacatggttctgtctcagtctgtgttggcagtggcatacatggttctgtctcagtctgtgttggcagtgacagacatggttctgtctcagtctgtgttggcagtggcagacatggttctgtctcagtctgtgttggcagtggcagacatggttctgtctcagtctgtgttggcagtggcaggtatggttctgtctcagtctgtgttggcagtggcagacatggttctgtctcagtctgtgttggcagtggcagacatggttctgtctcagtctgtgttggcagtggcagacatggttctgtctcagtctgtgttggcagtggcagacatggttctgtctcagtctgtgttggcagtggcagacatggttctgtctcagtctgtgttggcagtggcaggtatggttctgtctcagtctgtgttggcagtggcagacatggttctgtctcagtctgtgttggcagtggcagacatggttctgtctcagtctgtgttggcagtggcagacatggttctgtctcagtctgtgttggcagtggcagacatggttctgtctcagtctgtgttggcagtggcaggtatggttctgtctcagtctgtgttggcagtggcagacatggttctgtctcagtctgtgttggcagtggcagacatggttctgtctcagtctgtgttggcagtggcaggtatggtggtatgtctcagtctgtgttggcagtggcagacatggttctgtctcagtctgtgttggcagtggcagacatggttctgtctcagtctgtgttggcagtggcaggtatggtggtatgtctcagtctgtgttggcagtggcagacatggttctgtctcagtctgtgttggcagtggcagacatggttctgtctcagtctgtgttggcagtggcagacatggttctgtctcagtctgtgttggcagtggcagacatggttctgtctcagtctgtgttggcagtggcagacatggttctgtctcagtctgtgttggcagtgacagacatggttctgtctcagtctgtgttggcagtggcagacatggttctgtctcagtctgtgttggcagtggcagacatggttctgtctcagtctgtgttggcagtggcagacatggttctgtctcagtctgtgttggcagtggcagacatggttctgtctcagtctgtgttggcagtggcagacatggttctgtctcagtctgtgttggcagtggcagacatggttctgtctcagtctgtgttggcagtggcagacatggttctgtctcagtctgtgttggcagtggcagacatggttctgtctcagtctgtgttggcagtgacagacatggttctgtctcagtctgtgttggcagtggcagacatggttctgtctcagtctgtgttggcagtggcagacatggttctgtctcagtctgtgttggcagtgacagacatggttctgtctcagtctgtgttggcagtggcagacatggttctgtctcagtctgtgttggcagtggcagacatggttctgtctcagtctgtgttggcagtggcagacatggttctgtctcagtctgtgttggcagtggcagacatggttctgtctcagtctgtgttggcagtggcagacatggttctgtctcagtctgtgttggcagtggcagacatggttctgtctcagtctgtgttggcagtggcagacatggttctgtctcagtctgtgttggcagtgacagacatggttctgtctcagtctgtgttggcagtggcagacatggttctgtctcagtctgtgttggcagtggcagacatggttctgtctcagtctgtgttggcagtggcaggtatggtggtatgtctcagtctgtgttggcagtgacagacatggttctgtctcagtctgtgttggcagtggcagacatggttctgtctcagtctgtgttggcagtggcaggtatggtggtatgtctcagtctgtgttggcagtggcagacatggttctgtctcagtctgtgttggcagtggcagacatggttctgtctcagtctgtgttggcagtggcagacatggttctgtctcagtctgtgttggcagtggcagacatggttctgtctcagtctgtgttggcagtggcagacatggttctgtctcagtctgtgttggcagtggcagacatggttctgtctcagtctgtgttggcagtggcagacatggttctgtctcagtctgtgttggcagtggcagacatggttctgtctcagtctgtgttggcagtggcagacatggttctgtctcagtctgtgttggcagtggcagacatggttctgtctcagtctgtgttggcagtggcagacatggttctgtctcagtctgtgttggcagtggcagacatggttctgtctcagtctgtgttggcagtggcagacatggttctgtctcagtctgtgttggcagtggcagacatggttctgtctcagtctgtgttggcagttgcagacatggttctgtctcagtctgtgttggcagtgacagacatggttctgtctcagtctgtgttggcagtggcagacatggttctgtctcagtctgtgttggcagtggcagacatggttctgtctcagtctgtgttggcagtggcagacatggttctgtctcagtctgtgttggcagtggcagacatggttctgtctcagtctgtgttggcagtggcagacatggttctgtctcagtctgtgttggcagtggcagacatggttctgtctcagtctgtgttggcagtggcagacatggttctgtctcagtctgtgttggcagtggcagacatggttctgtctcagtctgtgttggcagtggcagacatggttctgtctcagtctgtgttggcagtggcagacatggttctgtctcagtctgtgttggcagtggcagacatggttctgtctcagtc harbors:
- the LOC139549658 gene encoding putative uncharacterized protein DDB_G0290521, with the protein product PTQTETEPCLPLPTQTETEPYLPLPTQTETEPCLPLPTQTETEPCLPLPTQTETEPCLPLPTQTETEPCLPLPTQTETEPYLPLPTQTETEPCLPLPTQTETEPCLPLPTQTETEPCLPLPTQTETEPCLPLPTQTETEPCLPLPTQTETEPYLPLPTQTETEPCLPLPTQTETEPCLPLPTQTETEPCLSLPTQTETEPCMPLPTQTETEPCLPLPTQTETEPCLPLPTQTETEPCLPLPTQTETEPCLSLPTQTAHAPPAKFVDLKLDSQSPKNSPFSQKWKSSWDMLDNHNV
- the LOC139549822 gene encoding uncharacterized protein, which codes for PTQTETEPCLPLPTQTETEPCLPLPTQTETEPCLPLPTQTETEPCLPLPTQTETEPCLPLPTQTETEPCLPLPTQTETEPCLPLPTQTETEPCLPLPTQTETEPCLPLPTQTETEPCLPLPTQTETEPCLPLPTQTETEPCLPLPTQTETEPCLPLPTQTETEPCLPLPTQTETEPCLPLPTQTETEPCLSLPTQTETEPCLQLPTQTETEPCLPLPTQTETEPCLPLPTQTETEPCLPLPTQTETEPCLPLPTQTETEPCLPLPTQTET
- the LOC139549820 gene encoding uncharacterized protein — encoded protein: PTQTETEPCLPLPTQTETEPCLSLPTQTETEPCLPLPTQTETEPCLPLPTQTETEPCLPLPTQTETEPCLPLPTQTETEPCLPLPTQTETEPCLPLPTQTETEPCLPLPTQTETEPCLSLPTQTETEPCLPLPTQTETEPCLPLPTQTETEPCLSLPTQTETEPCLPLPTQTETEPCLPLPTQTETEPCLPLPTQTETEPCLPLPTQTETEPCLPLPTQTETEPCLPLPTQTETEPCLPLPTQTETEPCLPLPTQTETEPCLSLPTQTETEPCLPLPTQTETEPCLPLPTQTET